One Myotis daubentonii chromosome 12, mMyoDau2.1, whole genome shotgun sequence genomic region harbors:
- the SLC4A5 gene encoding electrogenic sodium bicarbonate cotransporter 4 isoform X1, translating into MKVEEEEAGAGKLDPASYRRPCQDQEDCHSIHIGLSVPSYLQRKRDQKGQPSGQQKVRWGLWPDRDPAGAGSGASSGDSSADRASRTRSPAAEQLQDILGEDDEAPNPTLFTEMDTLQHDGGQMEWKESARWIKFEEKVEEGGERWSKPHVATLSLHSLFELRTCLQTGTVLLDLDSGSLPQIIEDVIEKQIEDGLLRPELRERVSYVLLREHRHQTTKPIHRSLADIGKSVSSPAGRSLARSPPAGPSLHRSTEDLRVQPRIRYGHLCHVQSRSMNDIPRTQNPDQRKNKFMKKIPKDSEASNVLVGEVDFLDQPFIAFVRLIQSAMLGGVTEVPVPTRFLFILLGPSGRAKSYNEIGRAIATLMVDDLFSDVAYKARNREDLIAGIDEFLDEVIVLPPGEWDPNIRIEPPKKVPSADKRKSVFSLTELGQMNGSVAGGGAAAGGGPGGGSGGGGVGGGSGTDDREMPAKHEIGEELIWTGRCFGGLCLDVKRKLPWFLSDFYDGFHIQSISAILFIYLGCITNAITFGGLLGDATDNYQGVMESFLGTAMAGFLFCLFSGQPLIILSSTGPILIFEKLLFDFSKGNGLDYMEFRLWIGLHSAIQCLVLVATDASFIIKYITRFTEEGFSTLISFIFIYDAIKKMISAFQYYPINMDFKPDSITTYQCECVAPDTANITGSNASALLPPNTNTSLSNPLNLTALDWSLLSKKECLNYGGRLLGNSCQFIPDLALMSFILFFGTYSMTLTLKKFKFSRYFPTKIRALVADFSIVFSILLFCGIDACFGLETPKLHVPSVIKPTRADRGWFVAPFGKNPWWVYPASILPALLVTILIFMDQQITAVIVNRKENKLRKAAGYHLDLFWVGILMALCSFMGLPWYVAATVISIAHIDSLKMETETSAPGEQPQFLGVREQRVTGTIVFILTGISVFLAPILKYIPMPVLYGVFLYMGVASLNGIQFWERCKLFLMPAKHQPDHAFLRHVPLRRIHLFTLVQILCLAVLWILKSTVAAIIFPVMILGLIIVRRLLDLVFSQHDLAWIDNILPEKEKKETNKKKKRRKGAHEDSDKEPQFPPPSVIKIPMESVQTDPQNGIHCISRKRSSSWSYSF; encoded by the exons GGTCTCCAGCTGCTGAGCAGCTCCAGGACATCCTGGGGGAGGACGATGAGGCTCCCAACCCCACCCTCTTCACAGAGATGGACACTCTGCAGCACGACGGAGGCCAGATGGAGTGGAAGGAGTCAGCCAG GTGGATAAAGTTTGAGgaaaaggtggaggaaggaggcGAACGCTGGAGCAAGCCCCACGTGGCCACACTGTCCCTGCACAGCCTCTTCGAGCTCCGGACCTGCCTGCAGACGGGAACGGTGCTGCTCGATTTGGACAGCGGCTCCTTACCACAGATCATAG AGGACGTCATTGAGAAGCAAATCGAGGACGGCCTCCTGCGGCCGGAGCTCCGGGAGAGGGTCAGCTACGTCCTCCTGAGGGAGCACCGGCACCAAACCACGAAGCCCATCCACCGCTCCCTGGCGGACATCGGGAAGTCGGTCTCCTCCCCCGCCG gTCGAAGCCTAGCCCGGagccccccagccggccccagcCTACACCGCTCCACCGAGGACCTGCGGGTGCAGCCACGCATACGCTACGGCCATCTGT GTCACGTCCAGAGCAGAAGCATGAATGATATTCCTCGCACCCAAAACCCAGACCAG CGGAAAAACAAATTCATGAAGAAGATCCCCAAGGACTCAGAAGCCTCCAACGTGCTTGTGGGGGAGGTGGACTTCCTGGACCAGCCCTTCATCGCCTTCGTGCGTCTCATCCAGTCGGCCATGCTGGGAGGGGTGACCGAGGTGCCCGTCCCCACCAG ATTTCTGTTCATACTGCTGGGACCTTCTGGGAGAGCGAAGTCCTACAATGAAATTGGCCGAGCCATCGCCACCCTCATGGTAGATGAT CTCTTCAGCGACGTGGCCTATAAAGCCCGCAATCGGGAGGATCTGATCGCTGGCATCGACGAGTTTCTGGATGAGGTCATCGTCCTTCCGCCTGGAGAATGGGACCCAAATATCCGAATCGAGCCCCCCAAGAAGGTGCCCTCTGCAGACAAGAG GAAATCCGTGTTCTCCCTGACCGAGCTAGGCCAGATGAACGGCTCTGTGGCGGGAGGCGGCGCGGCTgcaggaggaggccctggaggtggcagtggcggtggtggggtCGGCGGAGGGAGCGGCACGGATGACAGAGAGATGCCGGCCAAGCACGAGATCGGGGAAGAGCTTATCTGGACAGGAAg GTGCTTCGGGGGCCTGTGCCTGGATGTCAAGAGGAAGTTGCCCTGGTTCCTAAGTGACTTCTACGATGGCTTCCACATTCAGTCCATCTCTGCCATCCTATTCATCTACCTCGGCTGCATCACCAACGCCATCACCTTTGGAGGGCTTCTGGGGGACGCCACTGACAAttatcag GGAGTGATGGAGAGCTTCCTGGGCACCGCCATGGCCGGCTTCTTGTTCTGCCTCTTCTCGGGACAGCCTCTCATCATCCTGAGCAGCACAGGGCCCATCCTCATCTTCGAGAAGCTCCTCTTCGACTTTAGCAA AGGCAATGGCCTGGACTACATGGAGTTCCGCCTCTGGATTGGCCTGCACTCAGCCATCCAGTGCCTTGTCTTGGTGGCCACGGACGCCAGCTTTATTATCAAGTACATCACCCGCTTCACGGAGGAGGGCTTCTCCACCCTCATCAGCTTCATCTTCATCTATGATGCCATCAAGAAGATGATCAGTGCCTTCCAGTACTACCCCATCAACATGGACTTCAAGCCCGACTCCATCACCACCTACCAATGCGAGTGCGTCGCTCCGGACACAG CGAACATAACCGGGTCCAATGCCTCAGCCCTGCTGCCACCAAACACCAACACTTCTCTG TCCAACCCCCTTAACCTCACAGCGCTGGACTGGTCCCTGCTGAGCAAGAAGGAGTGTCTGAACTACGGTGGCCGCCTGCTCGGGAATTCCTGCCAGTTCATCCCAGACCTGGCACTCATGTCCTTCATCCTTTTCTTCGGGACGTACTCTATGACCCTGACCCTGAAAAAGTTCAAATTCAGCCGCTATTTTCCTACCAAG ATCCGGGCCCTGGTAGCTGACTTTTCCATTGTCTTCTCCATCCTGTTGTTCTGTGGAATCGATGCCTGTTTCGGGCTGGAAACCCCCAAGCTGCATGTGCCCAGTGTCATCAAG CCCACAAGGGCGGACCGAGGCTGGTTCGTGGCCCCTTTTGGGAAGAACCCATGGTGGGTGTACCCAGCGAGCATCCTGCCCGCCCTGCTGGTGACCATCCTGATATTCATGGACCAGCAGATCACAGCTGTCATCGTCAACCGGAAGGAAAACAAGCTGAGG aAGGCTGCTGGCTACCACCTGGACCTGTTCTGGGTGGGCATCCTTATGGCCCTGTGCTCCTTCATGGGGCTCCCCTGGTACGTGGCGGCCACCGTCATCTCCATTGCCCACATCGACAGCCTCAAGATGGAAACGGAGACCAGTGCCCCAGGGGAGCAGCCCCAGTTCCTGGGGGTCAG GGAACAGAGAGTGACCGGCACCATCGTCTTCATCCTGACGGGAATCTCCGTCTTCCTGGCTCCTATCCTGAAG TACATCCCCATGCCCGTGCTGTACGGAGTCTTCCTCTACATGGGCGTGGCCTCCCTGAATGGCATCCAG TTCTGGGAACGCTGCAAGCTCTTCCTGATGCCGGCCAAGCACCAGCCGGACCACGCCTTCCTGCGGCACGTGCCCCTGCGCCGGATCCACCTCTTCACTCTGGTGCAGATCCTCTGCCTGGCTGTGCTCTGGATCCTCAAGTCCACGGTGGCCGCCATCATCTTCCCGGTCATG ATCCTGGGCCTCATCATTGTCCGAAGGCTGCTGGACCTCGTCTTCTCCCAGCACGATCTGGCCTGGATCGACAACATCCTcccagagaaggagaaaaaggagacgaataagaagaaaaagagaaggaaaggggcCCATGAGGACAGTGACAAGGAG CCCcagttccctcctccctccgtTATAAAGATTCCCATGGAAAGTGTCCAAACAGATCCCCAAAATGGTATCCACTGCATTTCCA
- the SLC4A5 gene encoding electrogenic sodium bicarbonate cotransporter 4 isoform X2 → MDTLQHDGGQMEWKESARWIKFEEKVEEGGERWSKPHVATLSLHSLFELRTCLQTGTVLLDLDSGSLPQIIEDVIEKQIEDGLLRPELRERVSYVLLREHRHQTTKPIHRSLADIGKSVSSPAGRSLARSPPAGPSLHRSTEDLRVQPRIRYGHLCHVQSRSMNDIPRTQNPDQRKNKFMKKIPKDSEASNVLVGEVDFLDQPFIAFVRLIQSAMLGGVTEVPVPTRFLFILLGPSGRAKSYNEIGRAIATLMVDDLFSDVAYKARNREDLIAGIDEFLDEVIVLPPGEWDPNIRIEPPKKVPSADKRKSVFSLTELGQMNGSVAGGGAAAGGGPGGGSGGGGVGGGSGTDDREMPAKHEIGEELIWTGRCFGGLCLDVKRKLPWFLSDFYDGFHIQSISAILFIYLGCITNAITFGGLLGDATDNYQGVMESFLGTAMAGFLFCLFSGQPLIILSSTGPILIFEKLLFDFSKGNGLDYMEFRLWIGLHSAIQCLVLVATDASFIIKYITRFTEEGFSTLISFIFIYDAIKKMISAFQYYPINMDFKPDSITTYQCECVAPDTANITGSNASALLPPNTNTSLSNPLNLTALDWSLLSKKECLNYGGRLLGNSCQFIPDLALMSFILFFGTYSMTLTLKKFKFSRYFPTKIRALVADFSIVFSILLFCGIDACFGLETPKLHVPSVIKPTRADRGWFVAPFGKNPWWVYPASILPALLVTILIFMDQQITAVIVNRKENKLRKAAGYHLDLFWVGILMALCSFMGLPWYVAATVISIAHIDSLKMETETSAPGEQPQFLGVREQRVTGTIVFILTGISVFLAPILKYIPMPVLYGVFLYMGVASLNGIQFWERCKLFLMPAKHQPDHAFLRHVPLRRIHLFTLVQILCLAVLWILKSTVAAIIFPVMILGLIIVRRLLDLVFSQHDLAWIDNILPEKEKKETNKKKKRRKGAHEDSDKEPQFPPPSVIKIPMESVQTDPQNGIHCISRKRSSSWSYSF, encoded by the exons ATGGACACTCTGCAGCACGACGGAGGCCAGATGGAGTGGAAGGAGTCAGCCAG GTGGATAAAGTTTGAGgaaaaggtggaggaaggaggcGAACGCTGGAGCAAGCCCCACGTGGCCACACTGTCCCTGCACAGCCTCTTCGAGCTCCGGACCTGCCTGCAGACGGGAACGGTGCTGCTCGATTTGGACAGCGGCTCCTTACCACAGATCATAG AGGACGTCATTGAGAAGCAAATCGAGGACGGCCTCCTGCGGCCGGAGCTCCGGGAGAGGGTCAGCTACGTCCTCCTGAGGGAGCACCGGCACCAAACCACGAAGCCCATCCACCGCTCCCTGGCGGACATCGGGAAGTCGGTCTCCTCCCCCGCCG gTCGAAGCCTAGCCCGGagccccccagccggccccagcCTACACCGCTCCACCGAGGACCTGCGGGTGCAGCCACGCATACGCTACGGCCATCTGT GTCACGTCCAGAGCAGAAGCATGAATGATATTCCTCGCACCCAAAACCCAGACCAG CGGAAAAACAAATTCATGAAGAAGATCCCCAAGGACTCAGAAGCCTCCAACGTGCTTGTGGGGGAGGTGGACTTCCTGGACCAGCCCTTCATCGCCTTCGTGCGTCTCATCCAGTCGGCCATGCTGGGAGGGGTGACCGAGGTGCCCGTCCCCACCAG ATTTCTGTTCATACTGCTGGGACCTTCTGGGAGAGCGAAGTCCTACAATGAAATTGGCCGAGCCATCGCCACCCTCATGGTAGATGAT CTCTTCAGCGACGTGGCCTATAAAGCCCGCAATCGGGAGGATCTGATCGCTGGCATCGACGAGTTTCTGGATGAGGTCATCGTCCTTCCGCCTGGAGAATGGGACCCAAATATCCGAATCGAGCCCCCCAAGAAGGTGCCCTCTGCAGACAAGAG GAAATCCGTGTTCTCCCTGACCGAGCTAGGCCAGATGAACGGCTCTGTGGCGGGAGGCGGCGCGGCTgcaggaggaggccctggaggtggcagtggcggtggtggggtCGGCGGAGGGAGCGGCACGGATGACAGAGAGATGCCGGCCAAGCACGAGATCGGGGAAGAGCTTATCTGGACAGGAAg GTGCTTCGGGGGCCTGTGCCTGGATGTCAAGAGGAAGTTGCCCTGGTTCCTAAGTGACTTCTACGATGGCTTCCACATTCAGTCCATCTCTGCCATCCTATTCATCTACCTCGGCTGCATCACCAACGCCATCACCTTTGGAGGGCTTCTGGGGGACGCCACTGACAAttatcag GGAGTGATGGAGAGCTTCCTGGGCACCGCCATGGCCGGCTTCTTGTTCTGCCTCTTCTCGGGACAGCCTCTCATCATCCTGAGCAGCACAGGGCCCATCCTCATCTTCGAGAAGCTCCTCTTCGACTTTAGCAA AGGCAATGGCCTGGACTACATGGAGTTCCGCCTCTGGATTGGCCTGCACTCAGCCATCCAGTGCCTTGTCTTGGTGGCCACGGACGCCAGCTTTATTATCAAGTACATCACCCGCTTCACGGAGGAGGGCTTCTCCACCCTCATCAGCTTCATCTTCATCTATGATGCCATCAAGAAGATGATCAGTGCCTTCCAGTACTACCCCATCAACATGGACTTCAAGCCCGACTCCATCACCACCTACCAATGCGAGTGCGTCGCTCCGGACACAG CGAACATAACCGGGTCCAATGCCTCAGCCCTGCTGCCACCAAACACCAACACTTCTCTG TCCAACCCCCTTAACCTCACAGCGCTGGACTGGTCCCTGCTGAGCAAGAAGGAGTGTCTGAACTACGGTGGCCGCCTGCTCGGGAATTCCTGCCAGTTCATCCCAGACCTGGCACTCATGTCCTTCATCCTTTTCTTCGGGACGTACTCTATGACCCTGACCCTGAAAAAGTTCAAATTCAGCCGCTATTTTCCTACCAAG ATCCGGGCCCTGGTAGCTGACTTTTCCATTGTCTTCTCCATCCTGTTGTTCTGTGGAATCGATGCCTGTTTCGGGCTGGAAACCCCCAAGCTGCATGTGCCCAGTGTCATCAAG CCCACAAGGGCGGACCGAGGCTGGTTCGTGGCCCCTTTTGGGAAGAACCCATGGTGGGTGTACCCAGCGAGCATCCTGCCCGCCCTGCTGGTGACCATCCTGATATTCATGGACCAGCAGATCACAGCTGTCATCGTCAACCGGAAGGAAAACAAGCTGAGG aAGGCTGCTGGCTACCACCTGGACCTGTTCTGGGTGGGCATCCTTATGGCCCTGTGCTCCTTCATGGGGCTCCCCTGGTACGTGGCGGCCACCGTCATCTCCATTGCCCACATCGACAGCCTCAAGATGGAAACGGAGACCAGTGCCCCAGGGGAGCAGCCCCAGTTCCTGGGGGTCAG GGAACAGAGAGTGACCGGCACCATCGTCTTCATCCTGACGGGAATCTCCGTCTTCCTGGCTCCTATCCTGAAG TACATCCCCATGCCCGTGCTGTACGGAGTCTTCCTCTACATGGGCGTGGCCTCCCTGAATGGCATCCAG TTCTGGGAACGCTGCAAGCTCTTCCTGATGCCGGCCAAGCACCAGCCGGACCACGCCTTCCTGCGGCACGTGCCCCTGCGCCGGATCCACCTCTTCACTCTGGTGCAGATCCTCTGCCTGGCTGTGCTCTGGATCCTCAAGTCCACGGTGGCCGCCATCATCTTCCCGGTCATG ATCCTGGGCCTCATCATTGTCCGAAGGCTGCTGGACCTCGTCTTCTCCCAGCACGATCTGGCCTGGATCGACAACATCCTcccagagaaggagaaaaaggagacgaataagaagaaaaagagaaggaaaggggcCCATGAGGACAGTGACAAGGAG CCCcagttccctcctccctccgtTATAAAGATTCCCATGGAAAGTGTCCAAACAGATCCCCAAAATGGTATCCACTGCATTTCCA